In one Lolium rigidum isolate FL_2022 chromosome 3, APGP_CSIRO_Lrig_0.1, whole genome shotgun sequence genomic region, the following are encoded:
- the LOC124696772 gene encoding allene oxide synthase 2-like, with protein MASPSRVPKEVPGSYGFPYVSAIRDRLDFYYNQGQDKYFESRVEKYGSTVVRINVPPGPFMARDPRVVAVLDAKSFPVLFDVTKVEKKDLFTGTYMPSTSLTGGYRVCSYLDPSEPTHAKVKQMLFSLLASRKDAFIPAFRTHFSSLLATVESQLVLSGKSDFNALNDATSFEFIGDAYFGVLPSASELGTTGPTKAAKWLIWQLHPLVTLGLPRILEEPLLHSFHLPPFLVSGDYKALYKYFSAAAAKALDTAETLGLNREEACHNLLFATVFNSYGGLKVLLPGILSRIAGAGEKFHQRLSAEIRAAVEDAGGKVTMAALEKMELTKSAVWEALRLDPPVKFQYGRAKTDLEIESHDAVFAVKKGEMLFGYQPCATKDPRVFGATAAEFVGDRFVGEEGSKLLQYVYWSNGRETESPSVGNKQCPGKNLVVLVGRLLVVELFLRYDTFTADVGTDLLGTKVEFSAVTKATSGPEAVSNQQH; from the coding sequence ATGGCTTCCCCTTCCCGGGTGCCGAAGGAGGTGCCGGGCAGCTACGGCTTCCCGTACGTCTCGGCCATCCGCGACCGCCTGGACTTCTACTACAACCAGGGCCAGGACAAGTACTTCGAGTCGCGCGTCGAGAAGTACGGCTCCACCGTCGTCCGCATCAACGTGCCGCCGGGCCCCTTCATGGCGCGCGACCCGCGCGTGGTGGCCGTCCTCGACGCCAAGAGCTTCCCCGTCCTCTTCGACGTCACCAAGGTCGAGAAGAAGGACCTCTTCACCGGCACCTACATGCCCTCCACCTCCCTCACCGGCGGCTACCGCGTCTGCTCCTACCTCGACCCCTCCGAGCCCACCCACGCCAAGGTCAAGCAGAtgctcttctccctcctcgcctcCCGCAAGGACGCCTTCATCCCGGCCTTCCGCACCCACTTCTCCTCCCTCCTCGCCACCGTCGAGTCCCAGCTCGTGCTCTCCGGCAAGTCCGACTTCAACGCGCTCAACGACGCCACCTCCTTCGAGTTCATCGGCGACGCCTACTTCGGGGTGCTCCCTTCGGCCTCGGAGCTGGGCACCACCGGCCCGACCAAGGCCGCCAAGTGGCTCATCTGGCAGCTCCACCCGCTCGTCACGCTCGGCCTCCCCAGGATCCTCGAGGAGCCGCTCCTGCACTCGTTCCACCTCCCCCCATTCCTCGTGAGCGGCGACTACAAAGCGCTCTACAAGTACTTCTCCGCCGCAGCAGCCAAGGCGCTCGACACGGCCGAGACCCTCGGTCTGAATCGCGAGGAGGCGTGCCACAACCTGCTGTTCGCGACGGTCTTCAACAGCTACGGCGGCCTCAAGGTTCTGCTCCCGGGCATCCTGTCCCGCATCGCGGGCGCCGGCGAGAAGTTCCACCAGCGGCTGTCCGCGGAGATACGCGCCGCCGTGGAGGACGCCGGCGGGAAGGTCACGATGGCGGCGctggagaagatggagctcaccAAGTCGGCGGTGTGGGAGGCGCTGCGGCTGGACCCGCCCGTCAAGTTCCAGTACGGCCGCGCCAAGACCGACCTCGAAATCGAGAGCCACGACGCGGTGTTCGCCGTCAAGAAGGGGGAGATGCTCTTCGGCTACCAGCCGTGCGCCACAAAGGACCCCCGCGTGTTCGGCGCCACGGCGGCGGAGTTCGTCGGGGACAGGTTCGTCGGGGAAGAAGGGAGCAAGCTGCTGCAGTACGTGTACTGGTCCAACGGGAGGGAGACCGAGAGCCCCAGCGTGGGCAACAAGCAGTGCCCGGGGAAGAACCTCGTCGTGCTCGTCGGCAGGCTCCTCGTCGTCGAGCTCTTCCTCCGGTACGACACCTTCACCGCCGACGTCGGCACCGACCTGCTCGGCACCAAGGTTGAGTTTTCCGCAGTCACCAAGGCCACTTCTGGTCCTGAGGCTGTATCAAACCAGCAGCACTAG